The window attactaaatcaatgttgttctagtggtgttgttaaacaaaacaaactttaacttttaatctGGACTCAGTAGATCCGGTAATTGAATtcaacataatgtaaatatgatATAACCGCACACCAACCGCTATACATGTCTCGTAATCTATAGGCCTAACTTTAAATGCATTTATGGATTTAGTAAACAGAgattttttgtattgatgtgCGAGTTAGCTACTGACGTATGGATGTTATGGCAATTTAGTCGTTTATCTGTGGATGAGGTTGGGATATAAATGGATATTAGCaagaaaataaaactaaaatgaatgaataagatGAGGttctatatattatgtaaaccACATACCTGATATAAATGTTGGCTGAGCCAGAAAACTTAATATTATCCACAGAAACAGATTCACGCATATTTGTTGCTATTAAGACATAATGttcctatagggtgtatactaccaaatcaaatcccatagacgacaatagtaacatatgtggctaaaactcctacctgcaacgtatcaaccgacataaacgccacggatataaatactaccaccccttacacttaaagtgaatcagaaaaaaatgggggtcaagctgctcgtttctgagataacgggtagcgtctatgactaccctagtttcgcacaaaattcgagtactttttttttacaggtaccccatacatgtttcaagcacaaggctacttgacacattggtactagatgaaataaaattgcacattttttttacccagatgaaactattattttttacaaccaacacactcacatttataaccaatcacaggacttgtggtgttcacttctctatcaaaagttcggtgcacctcgaactttgacccagccggaagttatttggtttagtactacctatactgataacatacatttttcaaaaagtgtccagctatgtgtctttatgacaaccagggtctggtgtattctgacataaactgacaacctcactgaaactgttgtttctaaagtgcaacctaatataatgtacacctcataaggcttATATATTGCACactgttttgtacaaatgcaatatgtcatattaaacaacaaaatgttttaaaataaaactcctgaagatatttactttcagttgggtgtgtgtactcaggtatatatgtagagacaacaaagatagtcagagtacctctacccctttaaagcattccattaaaacacatgcacttgattggcCCCTACATtttgaagaccttaacaggcacatcaaagaaatatcagtattaaaaaactaCACTGTCTgaagaaggaaacacaaacatgactgtacctgtatgaagtaatgacttaatgtcctgtacattagtgttgggcggaaatcctgtatgctgggtgtgggtgtcttcaagttaccaggtgtgggaatttcaaatccatcggccatgctgattttcataatgaaccatcaaaactattggcagccaccaatattcctgactatattttatttatagcctactgtagttggaggttttaatagttgtgatatctggaataatcttgcagctttaacacatttatttttgattaattactgaaaaaaactatttttaaatgacaaaattacccgaacatctatttgcttgcattattttcttatccggatgaatacaatatgtacattagatgtattcctacaatctgcaatccagcattttatttagctagtaacattaggtaatacagctttaacaataaaataaattatcaacttaatccaaggcagataatcaaatctgaaaaaaattggttctgaatctagtataaactcaaaatgcttttcatgagagctaactaagtgattattaagaaaaaaaaatgatctggagatctaagtatatgtttaacaaccttattgttatgtacaaataagaacagaaggcacaatagtgacaacaaatttaattatgtttttggtcaagcttttcttcaaatttactttaaattttgcataaaactacaaatttgtctaaaatataacttagcaccctataaatatgtcaaaatgacaataacaatcaacttctttacaaatttgagttttcagaatttcatacataaaacattaacaatgttaatggaaactaaagacattaacccactattggcacatgctatttttaatataaaaataaattgctattaaaatcttagttcaggttgcctatatataataccatatttaagagcagttgtatatggcaagtcaaataccatgtaaaaagaaattattgaaatctttacagtacgaattataggccaaaaccaacttttcttcagtgataactttgattcaaactccattctgaGCCAAGTACAGAGagtattgtcaaggtcaaggtcattgtgaacttgcatgatcgagtgatggctaattaatcaaccagtatagtttaattaaataaaatgacaaaatcataatattttttattatgcactgaatatgtgctatagggtgtatactaccaaatcaaatcccatagacgacaatagtaacatatgtggctaaaactcctacctgcaacgtatcaaccgacataaacgccacggatataaatactaccaccccttacacttaaagtgaatcagaaaacaatgggtgtcaagctgctcgtttctgagataacgggtagcgtctatgactaccctagtttcgcacaaaattcgagtacttttttttacaggtaccccatacatgtttccagcacaaggctacttgacacattggtactagatgaaataaaattgcacattttttttacccagatgaaactattattttttacaaccaacacactcacatttataaccaatcacaggacttgtggtgttcacttctctatcaaaagttcggtgcacatcgaactttgacccagccggaagttatttggtttagtactacctatacggTCTTTATCCACTCACAATTTTCATATTGCTAATCTTAGATACCCTTAATAATATACCGACATGTTTTactacatacttgttttaaaaagGGGTGACACCTAAATAAATCATGGTTGATATTTACATGCCAGGATAGTCAGAGCGGTAAGAGGTCGGAAAGCTTTCCGTGAAGCATTATAATCATCGTTGACCCAAGTAAAGTTTTAGGTCATGTTATACTAGGATTAGACTACCAACTGCaaacagaaagttggccaactcgacgagTGAACTAATGGGTTACACGAGGAGAATAGAGTTGTAAATGCGCTCAGACTACCAAGTGGACGGTCGTAGATGTTGAAACAGCAGACAGTTGGCCAACGTTCTGCTGGAAGTTAGTAGCCGGAGCCTAGCATTAAATCAAATTTTTTTGtcaatttaacaaagtgtttCTCGTAATATCTAGAATTCAGTCCATGCGAATACTGAATGACGCAAATACTGGTTCTTTTtctgttgctgttgttattgtttattttgtgtgttttattgtgggtttttttttttgtacaataaagtaaataactaccaatATATCTACGTTATAGTAGTGATTCAGGTTAAaagataatgtttgttttataattgtgttaaaaaatggTATACCTTTTCATTTTGCATCGGCCCTGTTTTTTCTCCCAGTTTGAAGACTTGTTTCTTCCTTGTTGAACAATGTAATTGATAATTTCGCTCACTAATATCACATATTAAGTGCTAAGcaaatactaaaacaaattatgattTACTACGTCATTGGTATGGGGAAGAACTAAAGTGGCTAGccaataaatatatctataaacAACTGGCATTTATACTTTGCAATAAATATGCCATTGTAATTATTATCGTACAAGATACGATGTGTCTGTAGAGTGCACTTGAATAGCGTGTGAACGGTATAGCAGATTATGGTATTCCATCAACTTCCCCGTGTGAATATTGCAATCCTGAACTAGCATTTAGCATTTCGTTCAccttttgatttattttttaacgtaactttttttttctttctttttttttgagggtggggtgtgtgtgtgtttgggggggggggggctgttgctgttgttgcttgaaccttaattgcatatacGCAGAAACATAAAATAGACAGAACATATACTATAGGTATACTTATATAAAGGGACgttcataataataaaaaaaacctttttcacGAGCGTACGATTCGTAATCTTTAGTGCTGATGTTTATGTATACGCGGGCGTCCGTTTATGTATGCgcgtatgtctgtgtgtgtatgtatgtgtatgcgtgtgtgtgcgtgtgtgtatgcgtgagtgggtgtatgtgtgtgtgtgtgcgtgtgtgtatgcgtgagtgggtgtatgtgtgtgtgtgtgcgtgtgtgtgcgtctgtgtgtgttgtgtatgtgtgtgggtgggagGGGATGCATGTGTTAGTggatgtatgcgtgtgtgtgtgtgtgtttatatatatatatgtgtgtgtgtgtgtgcgcgcgtgtttgtgtgtgtgtgtgtgtgtgtgtgtgtgtgtgtgtgtgtttgtatgtgagtgtgtgcgtATGTAGATATgaacgtgtgtgtatatgtgtgtgcgtctgtttatatgtatgcatgcgcgcgtgtgtgtgcatatgtgcgtatgtatgtatgcacgtgtgtttgtgtatgtgcgtgcatgtatgaatgtgtgtgtgtgtgtgagagagtgagtgtgtgtgtgcacgtatgtatatgtgcgtgtgtatatatgtgtgtgtgtgtgtgtggtgtgcgtgcgtgtgcacgcgcgcgcgcgtgtgtgtgtgtgtgtgtgtgtgtgtgcgaaaataaatattattcttGCAAATCAGCATTCAACGTCCCAGCTGTCGGCTCTCAACCGATCCTGTCTCATAACTTATCTTTTGAAGTACATAGCAGAACATGATTTATGTAAATGATTATACTATTGCCTGTTTGCCCGAGTATTTAGAAGTCTgtgatcgcttcgtggaacgggacccagATCTGTGGTGAGACATCGAACACATACATTTGCAttacaaaaagagaaaaaaactaaaccaaAGCTGACTATTTTAGCTACAACAGAATTCATTATGAGTTATACATGCACTCTATGTTTATGGATGTGTATTCTGGTTCTGATTCCGTCTGTGTCAGGTAAGTAGTGTCATATTTAGGGCTTTAATGCCTTACCCTAAATACCCTACACCTTATTAAATAATGGCATCTATGTGTACAggacaccacaactggtcaaaggccgtggtatgtgctttcctgtttatGGCAAAGTGCAGATAAGAAATCCCTTGCTGAAttaggagaaaaaaaaagagtagcgagtttcctttcatgactacgtgtcacaattaccaaatgtttgatatccaatagccgatgattaattaatcaatgtgttctagtggtgtcgttaaacaaaaacaagctttaactatGTGTACATAAGGGCGGAacgcagctcagtggtaaatagttggcttggtgcgcggtcggtctagggtcaaTCCCTGTCGtatgaacccattgggctatttctcgctccagccaatgaaccacgattggtatatcaaagatcgtggtgtgtgctatcctgtctgtgggatggtgtatacaaaACACCCCTTGCCACTAATTTGAAAAATGACtatatgactgtgtcaaaaataccatatgtttggcatgcaatagccgataattaataaaccaatgtgttctagtggtgtctttaaacaaaacaaacaaaactatcccATTCGTGTATCACCAAATATTTGTCTCGCGTTAAGATATTAACACTCCAGATGGAAAGTCATGGGGAGATATAattgactatatgtcaaaattaccatatgtctgacatccaatagccgatgattaacaaagaaacaaaacaaacgtataTGTGTACAGACTCTCGGAAATCAGAAATTACTATAGACAGCCCTACGGGTGGTACATCAAATATGGTGCCGTGTGTATGGAGCCGAACTTATAAAGGAATAACCGATGTGGCGACACCGTGTTTCCTCTACCTCTATCGACCGAATACCGAGATAGccatatattagacaccaaatagctattacatttgtttgacacccacgAGTCGAAGTGTAGTTTTGTTttgggatgttgttaaacatttattaatgcattcattcattcattccaaataGCTAAAGTCTTcttcaacaaaatattatctCCTTCCAATGACCATTAAGGCAGAAGTATCGCCGATACAACAATGCATATGCATGTATTAATTATATCGTATTAGTAAAACCTGATCTGTATTTTACAGGTGTAGCAAATACTGCCATAAATTGCATGGGAGGTGGATATTCAGGACAAAGTTCAACGTTGGCCTGTGCTATAACTGGTTCTATAGCTAGTGGAATCAGATGGGTGCGACCAAACGGTGGATCCCCACAGGAGGTCATATGGTGTAACGTCGCTAACACTATGTGCATACCAGCTGGAGGTCTAACTGGTTATAGTGCTTCTATTGACTCGCCTACACAGACTACTCTTACCATAGACTCATtcgatgcagcaacagatgctGGAGAATGGATTTGTCGTGACGGACTGATAGGTCAAGGCCCGTCTTCATGCAACAAGACATTTTTTTATGGACCCATAGAAGCACAATGACTCGCTAAACGTAACACTTACTTGCAACCCGACTTGCAATAAACAGTACCCCCATCCATATTGAATTTGCAGAATGCTTCCTTTATCGTATACAAAAAGATAGCACTTGCAAATAACTGgacaggttttgtttttcagggtaTTTAATGTAATATCCCCCATTTTAAAAACTGTCTTAGCCATGACCCTATTAAAACGATTTCTGGATCTTTCCATGGCTTTGTCATTAGTAGCGTCATTGAACATTTGGAAGCATTTGCGACCTTACAATTTTTGTACCAGACATTCTTGGTTGTGTTAAAGCTAACAATGAGTCTACTGCATGTAACATGTCCTGCAGGGGGACCTCTCTAATGTCATTTGCTCCACAGTGAAGACATAAATATGGAGAAGGATTGTCAAACTGTAACAGagtattgattttattttgaacTGCCATGAATTTCAACCCACCGTATCCTTGTCACCAAACGGAAATGCCTTGAGATTCCAGTCCTAAACGGGTTCCTCTTGGCATGCCTCTGGCAAAATCTGCCGCTGTCTTAACAATGAATGAGCCCAGACACCATATACATGTGCGATCAGAGATATTCATCATGCATTTATAAACTATTGGGTACATTAATAAACAGCATTCGAATGTAAGTTTTAAAAGTACTAGATTTCCACCATACTGCTATTTTTATGAGTTCAGGTGGACAACCCCATGAAGCTGCTGCAGTAGCTGCCCCTATTCTAGAGGAGTGTGCTTGTATAGCCGAGTGTTCAGACCACTCAATGGCAGAACCTTTGATAAAATGGCTCAAAACTGATATCGTGTCAATTGAGAAAAGAGAAGGCCCTCACCCTCTGTTCGTATTGCTAAACATTCTCGAGAGCAATGTAATGGACAGAGTACCCCGTCTGCTCGGTCAAATGTTATCGTAATGCCGTTACCCTCTGTTCGTATTGCTAAACACTCTCGAGTGCAATGTAATGGACAGAGTACCCGTCTGCTCGGTCAAATGTTATCGTAATGCCTTTACCCTCTGTTCGTATTGCTAAACACTCTCGAGAGCAATGCAATGGACAGAGTACCCGTCTGCTCGGTCAAATGTTATCGTAATGCCTTTACCCTCTGTTCGTATTGCTAAACACTCTCGAGAGCAATGTAATGGACAGAGTACCCCGTCTGCTCGGTCAAATGTTATCGTAATGCCTTTACCACTCTGATCAGTTTTGGAATAACAAAGACTTATTGTCAtcactattaaattttatatccGTTTTTGCCAGTATTTTTTCCTGTATGCATGTGTTACTGGAAACGGTAAATTTCCCTATTCTCAGGAATTCACAAAATGCTAAAGTGAACGCtgcctttaataattttatttcgtATGATTTTTTACATACTGCTGGGAGAATCTCTACTAGCTGAACAAAAATGTGTGGGGTGATTGGTAGCCTGATATCTTGTCGATCCAGTTTCCCTTTAAAACCCTCCAACAGCTTAGTAACTAGGAAGTTTTGAGTCATGTCATGACATCCCTTAATTTTACAGTTAAATCCTATGGCTGTGATGTATGCTTTAGCCGTATTTACTGTTTAACCCTTGACGAATAAAAAGAATATAAAGTTGAGAGGCCATAACTGCGCAAGTTTGTAATCTATTCTTAAGTTTTGAAATGAGGCTAAACCTGTTTCGTGTATCAATCTTGTGTTGGGTGCAATCGATGCTGTCAGCAATCTTACATTTTCGCATTGCAAATCATCTGTTGTAATTGCGCTCGTATTGAGCAAGGACACTGCTGGACATTGGGCGCCAGTGTTCTGAATCGGTCCCACTGCTAGCGTGAAATTTCATCAGctataccattattaacttcTGCTAcatgtttagctttaaatatgaTGTTATGTTGCATTGCGTGAAGTACAAATGGTCGAATAAGCGTCGTAACTTGCTTTGGCTTGGCTGTCTGTTTGTTCAAAATGCATGCCAATGCCAGTTTGTCGATATGgaatataattgttttactgGAAAGCAAGCTGCCCCAAATGCCCACTACTATTACGATTAGGACCAATTCCAACAAGGTTAAATCTTTCATCACTTCCTGTTTTCCAGCTAGTTGATCATAGGAGGTAAAATCACCGCCCATTGAAGTAACCATCACACCCCAATTAGGGTGGCCCCGTGCTGTCTGTAGCCGATTGCATAATACATTCCTGAGCCCAACAAATGTCTGGAAACATTGTAATACCATTAAAGTCCTGCAATAAAGTTAGCCATGTTCTAATACCATCTTTCATTTCTTGGGTGACCTGACTGTGATGATATGCCATTGTGGTCCCCTGACAAGAAGCAACATCTTCAGAATGAATGACTGATAACTTGACGACAACCCAGCACGCTTTAAAACGTATTCGGTGTATAACATATGTAAgcatatttcttacacacccattggtgagaacgccatgcgttatttttggttacacatggctgtttacacatgtacgacATACGACTGGATGCTCAtatgtgatgaccaggtcaccaatgtcatacatccaatgaaaaactacacgatggaaatcgattagacgcGGAAGTCAGTTGCAAATGCAACGGTCGTAAATAACTCATAGtcgaaaaagatattaaaagttgcttaaaacctggtttttaagAATATGTTAgaaacatatacattttttttaaaactcgtTGTGAGACCATCTAACGGCCACTTATGTATTATTCTTAATGTATaccaattttaataaaaatagtgttgCCGTAATGTTAAGGGCGTGGTGTCTAGGTTACCAAGTACATAATTTTCTTCACACATAATTCGTTGAGGTCGAAGAATGGGTTGCTGTTTTATGTGACCTATGGGTaaaatgtagcccagtggtagagcgctcacatGGGGTGCGATGTGTCTTATCATCTGTTGCATTCCATGTGCGTGGTTCTTCGCTTGCCACCAACAGTGGCTGACCCCTGGGTATGCCAAagcaccgtgg of the Gigantopelta aegis isolate Gae_Host chromosome 12, Gae_host_genome, whole genome shotgun sequence genome contains:
- the LOC121386222 gene encoding uncharacterized protein LOC121386222 — protein: MSYTCTLCLWMCILVLIPSVSGVANTAINCMGGGYSGQSSTLACAITGSIASGIRWVRPNGGSPQEVIWCNVANTMCIPAGGLTGYSASIDSPTQTTLTIDSFDAATDAGEWICRDGLIGQGPSSCNKTFFYGPIEAQ